In the genome of Pseudanabaena mucicola str. Chao 1806, the window ATTGCAACGCTAGGCTAGAAAAGGCTTACATTCACTAGAACAAGCTGCATCTCTGGCACGGACAAAATACGATACCTCGTTTACGCCCATCAATCAACTGGTAAGCAAGGCTTCGAAGTCTGGCACGGACGAAGTACGATACCTCGTTCCCGCATAAGAGTTTCTATTTGAGACGCATTTAGGCTTAATAGCTCAGAGAGTAAAATGTCTCTCCCGCCCTTAGTTTTGTATGTGATTCGCCAGATTATTTTCTTACTCCGACCACTTGATTGAGTTGTAGTGCAGACGGAAGCGACTTCATCGAACTTAAGAGTCTGGGAATTTGGCTTCCACCAGTATCCATCCTTCCAGTACATCTGTTGATCGTCTACTCGCAGTTTGTGAACAAAAAGCTGGGGAACATAGACAAGAAGTATTAATGAAATTGCAATTAGAGCGAGGAGGGGCATTCTCCCTAAACCAGTGGAGTATCTCCACCAGCAAATGGTTATCCAAAATACTCCTAATAGGCTGATCCAAGTGAAAATAGCTGGATATGAGAACACCATAATGCTTGCCCCAAAAGACTTTTTGAAGGTGTACCACTTTTACTTATGCCAATATAGCCTACTGATGTTTTTACTAGTACAGAAATATTTTTGAAAGTGTTGCGAAGCAACACTTTCAAAAATATTTCTGAGTTTTAAGTAAGCGCAAAGCACTGTAGTATATTAAGTAATAATAATTAACATAACTTTTTAGCATCCATTGTTTTTATTTCCTGACAAGGTTGAACTTGAGGAGCGCTCCTTAGCACGGGCAACAGTTCAGGTTCTACCACCTACTGTCAATATCCCGTCTGCGTTTCCCCAATATTTATCACAATATGTGCTAGCTGCCGTCTCACTGTTACAGCAGTGGCGCATCTGGTTTGCTTCTCTTTTTTTAGTATCTGTTCCCGTATTTTTTGAAGCCCCCCTCGTGCGCTATGCACCTTGGTTGAGCTTGATTTGTAGCGTTGGTTGGCTAGCGATCGCTAAGCATCTCCGAGAAAAACCCAAAACCAAAACATGGGGTAGCCTAGTCTGGGGTTTTAGCCTCACTTGGTTATGTGGCTCCCTCTATTGGGGGTGGCTACGTTGGGAACCCGCCTATCATGTACCTGTTGAAGCTTTAGCATTACCTTGGGCAATTTGGGCAACTCGACAAGATGCTTACCGCGTTGGTGGTTGGTTTTATATCGGCTCTCTTTTGGGAACTGCGATTACCGATCTTTATTTCTACATCACCCATCTTTTCCCCCATTGGCAAGCATTGATGCAGGTGGAGTCAGACTTGAGTCTCGCTCAGCCAATTTTAAAAAATGCTTTAGCTCTTGTGGAAACTCCTTGGGGGATGACTTGGGCTTGTATTCTTGCCGCATTGCTTTTAGTGACTGGTAATCGTGCCATGAGATCGCCGCAGATTGGCTATTGGGCTTTTGGTGGTGCTCTTCTAGGGACGATTTTTGTCGATTTACTCTTTTTTATTGTGGCAATCATAAATTAAAGGGGGGAGCAAAGCGCCCCCCTTTAATTTTAAGCAAATAAAAACCCAGCGTTTGGTGCGCTGGGTGCAGTCAGTTTAAGGCTTCATTGCTAAGTAGATTACTCGAACGCATTCTACTCTTACCTCACGCGATCGGGTGAAATTTACCTATCTAATCCATCGGTAAAGAATCTACTTTCTTAAATTCTCCATTCCAAGGGGCGAAGAATGGTAAGAACATCATCCCCGGAATTGCTAATACCAGCGTCAATAGGAAGAATAGAGCCCAACCTTTGCCATCACTGCCAGCAAACCATACGACTTGGTTGATGGCATCCCACGAGGGTATATTGCGCTGAATGAATTGGGCGGACTCTCCAGAAAATGGCGAAGCTAGGAGATCGCGCCCGACAGCAAACAAACTTGATAGTAAGGCAAACTGAGTTGCGGAAAATCTGGGATTGCACAACACCATTAAAAAACCTAAAAAGCCTGCGGTTCCTAGTCCTCCACAAAAGTTCTCGACATTAATGGCGGCAAGCAAAACATAATCATTTTTGCCAACTACGGAAATAGCATAATAACCAATATTGCTAATCGCTTGCAAAAATCCAAATACCCATAGCGATCGATTGACCCCAATTTTGCTTAAGATTGCCCCCCCCGCTAAAGTTCCGACAATCGTTGCGACTAATCCAATTCCCTGACGCACAGTACCAATCGTGCCATCATCGAACAAAGTTTTTAAAAATGGAACTGCCATTTTGCCAACCATCGCATCGCTAAATCGATAGAAAATTGTAAATACAAGGATTAGTAATACTTTGGTCACACCTAAGCGCTGGAAGAATTCCTGAAAGGGTTTAACTACTGCTTCATCTAAGGTGATCGGACGGGCTTCTAGTTCGGGCGGTTCAGGCGCATAGATAGTGGCAATTAGTCCAAGGCTCATCACAATGGCTAGTAATACATATACCCAAGCCCAACCTAATCTACTTGCCAAATTAAAACCGACAAATCCCGCAAATAGAAGGGCAAGCCGATAGCCCAATACCCAAATCCCAATCCCTGCTCCCACCTCCTGAGTTTCTAAAACATCGGTACGATAGGCATCGATCGCAATATCTTGAGTGGCACTGAGAAAGGCAAGAATTAACGCTGCTATCGCCAAAATTGGCAAAGCTCCGACGCGCTCTGTCGGTAAAATATTACCGATTGTAAACATTTGCCAAGTGATCGCGACAATTGCGAGTACTAAACCGCCCTGCATTAACAAAATCCAGCCGCGTCGTCGTCCTAAAAATGGTGGTACAAAGCGATCAATTAAAGGCGACCATAAAAACTTGAGGGAATATGGCAGTGAAACTAAGCCTAGCCAACCAATCGTACTGAGGTCAAACTTCGCACTAGTAAGCCATGCGCGGAAAGCATCATCGGTTAGGGCATATGGTAAACCCGATGCAAATCCTAATGCTAAAAGAGCCGCCATTTTGCGACTCTGAAAAACCCGAAAAAATTGGGTGATCGTATTCATATCAAAGAATTAGACTACAATATATATGTAAGCGGAGACGCAAGTTTCCGTTCACTCCTCACACCACATTCCGCCTGAGCTTATGAGCAGCAAAGGCGGTTTCTTATTTTTTGCCTATGGGAGGCAAATTAGGGTGTTGCCTGAGCTTATAGGCAGCAAAAGGAAGTTTCTTATTTTTTGCCTATGGGAGGCAAATTAGGGTGTTGCCTGAGCTTATAGGCAGCAAAGGCGGTTTCTTATTTTTTGCCTATGGGAGGCAAATTAGGGTGTTGCCTGAGCTTATAGGCAAGCAAAAGGAAGTTTCTTATTTTTTGCCTATGGGAGGCAAATTAGGGTGTTGCCTGAGATTATGAGCAGCAAAGGCGGTTTCTTATTTTTTGCCTATAGGAGGCAAATTAGGGTGTTGCCTGAGATTATAGGCAAAAAAGATAGTTTCTTATTTTTTTGCACTAAGTTGTTTTTGAAAAATTCTATGTTGCGGTTCGCCTTACTGTCACTGTATTAGTGATATTGGCAAGATAATTTCAAGCTAGTCTCTATGGTAAGCATAAATGTTACAATTCAGGTCTTTATCAAATTTAGGGTGCTAACTGTTATACTATCTACACACAAATTTTGACATTTAGAAGTTTTTAGTATTTAGGGAGTTAGCAAAGCATGTCATCAGCGATCGCAGTCACAGATGCTAGCTTTGAGCAGGACGTACTTAAAAGTGACATCCCTGTTCTAGTAGATTTTTGGGCACCTTGGTGTGGCCCATGCCGTATGGTTGCTCCTGTAGTGGAAGAAGTAGCTGCACAGTATGAGGGCAAAATCAAGGTTTTCAAACTTAATACCGATGAGAATCCTAGCGTAGCTGGACAATATGGCATTCGGAGTATTCCCACGCTCATGTTATTTAAGGGTGGTCAGCGCGTAGATGTAGTTGTAGGTGCTGTCCCTAGGGCAACACTATCTACCACTATTGAAAAGCACCTAGAAAATTAATTTATAGTTAATTAATTTTTCAAATCTAGTT includes:
- a CDS encoding DUF3120 domain-containing protein: MFLFPDKVELEERSLARATVQVLPPTVNIPSAFPQYLSQYVLAAVSLLQQWRIWFASLFLVSVPVFFEAPLVRYAPWLSLICSVGWLAIAKHLREKPKTKTWGSLVWGFSLTWLCGSLYWGWLRWEPAYHVPVEALALPWAIWATRQDAYRVGGWFYIGSLLGTAITDLYFYITHLFPHWQALMQVESDLSLAQPILKNALALVETPWGMTWACILAALLLVTGNRAMRSPQIGYWAFGGALLGTIFVDLLFFIVAIIN
- a CDS encoding AmpG family muropeptide MFS transporter translates to MNTITQFFRVFQSRKMAALLALGFASGLPYALTDDAFRAWLTSAKFDLSTIGWLGLVSLPYSLKFLWSPLIDRFVPPFLGRRRGWILLMQGGLVLAIVAITWQMFTIGNILPTERVGALPILAIAALILAFLSATQDIAIDAYRTDVLETQEVGAGIGIWVLGYRLALLFAGFVGFNLASRLGWAWVYVLLAIVMSLGLIATIYAPEPPELEARPITLDEAVVKPFQEFFQRLGVTKVLLILVFTIFYRFSDAMVGKMAVPFLKTLFDDGTIGTVRQGIGLVATIVGTLAGGAILSKIGVNRSLWVFGFLQAISNIGYYAISVVGKNDYVLLAAINVENFCGGLGTAGFLGFLMVLCNPRFSATQFALLSSLFAVGRDLLASPFSGESAQFIQRNIPSWDAINQVVWFAGSDGKGWALFFLLTLVLAIPGMMFLPFFAPWNGEFKKVDSLPMD
- the trxA gene encoding thioredoxin, with amino-acid sequence MSSAIAVTDASFEQDVLKSDIPVLVDFWAPWCGPCRMVAPVVEEVAAQYEGKIKVFKLNTDENPSVAGQYGIRSIPTLMLFKGGQRVDVVVGAVPRATLSTTIEKHLEN